Within Anguilla anguilla isolate fAngAng1 chromosome 11, fAngAng1.pri, whole genome shotgun sequence, the genomic segment TAATAAATACACCTCTACAGACTAACATATGACATATGAACTGATCAGGAGTGATAAATACTCGAAGAGCTCGGGGAAGAGCTTGGGGAAGTGAGAGAGCAGCGAGAGGAGACTCCGCCCCCTTACCTCATGCAAGGCAGCCAGGTACTTATAGGACTTGCGCACAGACTCGTCTTTCTTAGCGTCCTGCGAGACACAAAAGGACACAGTGAAGTAAACCGGCTCGTTACGAAAATATGACCGTCGTACGTAATGCATGTGGGCTAACTAGAAAAGCTGTACCTTAAAGACCAGCTCATCGGTCACGGCGAAAGTGCGGTCCAGTTTGCCAGTAAGGCTGTTAATTTCTTTCTGAAGATCCTTTGTGTCCGACAAAATCTACAGGGCAGAATGAAGAACCGCAGACAGGTGAAGAGTGTACATGGCACTATTAACCACTGGGACACATGATTTAACGGTGGTATAGAGACCAACAAGCCTGAGACATGGCTGCATGTAGAGATAACACTGTATAAATGCTACATAAATGAATCGGCAACGATGCTGGAACAATAATCGACTGCTGGTCCCACTTGATACgataaagaaaacacaatctGCAGAACATGCAGACAATGTGCCTCTACTGTCTCCCGCAAACCAGTAGCTGCTGCAAAACGCAGTGCTGCAAGAATGGTACAgccagacctgggccctggcaATAAATATGCAGGCAACATAAACCATACGGTTCCACAGAAGATCAGGGAAACAAATACCCAATGTCACATTGGGAAAACAGACACGCTACAAATGTTTGGGTCTGAATTATTTGTTTCTTACCACATTATGAGTACAGTGACTCTTTctgctttgtatttttatttatttattagtttttattttttaaagaggttAACATATCCGATTGTGTAATATGGAGTTGcgtaatatttattcaaattaatggTATTACTGTTAAAGCTTTTACAATTGTTTCTTTAAGATCTGTGTAATTAAGACACTTAATTGTCAAATTACATATGGAGGCCTTTGACTGACGTTTGTTTTCACACAGAAGGAAGTTTAATACTGAATCATCTGTGTTCAGGCCTCAATTAAAAAGCCATCACTAATGTGAATTTAAAGCATCTTTTGGTACGTTGGGGCCTTCTATCTTCCTTGATTATTACTTCACTCTGGCGATTATGCACCCAATCAAGTCTGAGCAGAGTATTATTTGGTTTCACCTGTCTGGGTCTGAACATGAGTGCAAGCGCACCATTTGATACGGACAGCGaatgaacagaaaggaaaagcaTGCAGGACCTTTCACTCAAAGGGAAAATAATGCAGGTTTAAAATCCAGTTAGAATTACTCAGCGTGTGGCTATATATCTGGCAGTGAATAGTGTTCGGTGTGAAATGAGAgtgagaagggggggagagagacacaaagGGAGCCCAGGTAAACGCACCTTTGTGATCTCCTCCTTCTGTTTCCGTATGTTCCCGACGATCTCCAGGATCCTCTGTGTGTAGGCGGAGCGCGACACGTCTTTGGGAAGGTTCTCAAACTCCGTTATCTGTGCAGGAACCGCAGAATGGCAACTTCAGACAGGACTGAGTCcatttccctcctctccctcactccctcctccccctctcacaccccccctcactctctcctcccccccacactccctcctcatcctccctcacacaccccctcactccctcttccccctcactctctcctcccccccacactccctcctcatcctccctcacacaccctctcactccctcttccccctcactctctcctcccccccacactccctcctcatcctccctcacacaccccctcactccctcttccccctcactcccttctcactcactctcacacctcccctcacttcctgctccccttcctccccctctcacaccccccctcactctctcctcccccccacactccctcctcatcctccctcacacaccccctcactccctcttccccctcactctatcctcccccccacactccctcctcatcctccctcacacaccccctcactcccttctccccctccctcacacccccctcactctctcctcccccccactcccttctACCCCtcctcacaccccccctcactctctcctcccctccttccccatcTCTCCTACCAGCTGTTTGTAGAGTCCCTCCTTCTTCTTGGCCTCGTCTGCAGACTGCCGGATTTTATCGTGAAGGTCCTTGATTTCGGACAGCTTGCGGGATGATTCCAGCTGCAGAAGAGGAGCGCATGGGTCAGCTGCTTCCTCGTTCTTGGCgtctgctatataaatgtaatgtgatgtaatgtaatgtaatgcgagtgtgtaatgtgtatgacGCGGCCTGTTACCTctctatgtaatgtaatgcgagtgtgtaatgtgtaagaCGCAGCCTGTTACCTctctatgtaatgtaatgcgagtgtgtaatgtgtatgacGCGGCCTGTTACCTctctatgtaatgtaatgcgagtgtgtaatgtgtaagaCGCGGCCTGTTACCTCTCTATGTAGTGTAATGcgagtgtgtaatgtgtatgacGCAGCCTGTTACCTctctatgtaatgtaatgcgagtgtgtaatgtgtaagaCGCGGCCTGTTACCTctctatgtaatgtaatgagagtgtgtaatgtgtaagaCGCGGCCTGTTACCTctctatgtaatgtaatgcgagtgtgtaatgtgtatgacGCGGCCTGTTACCTCtctgtgtaatgtaatgcgagtgtgtaatgtgtaagaTGCGGCCGGTTACCTCTCTGTTACTGCAGAGCTCTTTGAGCCGGCGGCGCTCCTCTATGAGTGGGGCCCTGTGCTTCTCCCACTGAGACGCCAGACTCACCACACGCTTCGCACTGCTCTCCACCAGAGTCTGCAgcgacacatgcacacgcacatcacACGCGTGCACgaaaacacatacactcacacgcgtgcacgaacacacacacacacgcgtgcactaacacatacacacacacgcgtgcactaacacatacacacacacgcgtgcactaacacatacactcacacgcgtgcacgaacacatacacacacacgcgtgcacgaacacatacacacatacatgtgcactaacacatacacacacgcgcgtgcactaacacatacacacacgtgtgcactaacacatacatgtacacacacacacgtgcactaatacatacatgtacactcacacgcgtgcacaaacacatacacacacgcgtgcactaACACGTAAACTCACACGCGTGCACGAACATATGCTCACAAGCGTACactaacacatgcacatacattcacacatgtGCACTAACACTTACGCTCACACGTGTGCACTAACACATACGCTcacaagcatgcacaaacacaaacactcacgcgTGCACTAACacttttaaacacaaacacattaccacacgcacacacaaacacacagacgcacacatacactcacacatgcactaacacttttaaacacaaacacattaccacacacacacacaaacacacagacgcacacatacactcacacatgtgcacacacatgacatcatcacacacGGGCTCCTGTAACCCGCTAAGACACAGGGACAGAGGCAGGGACCTGTAGCTTGGCCAGGTTGTTCTCAGCGTCGGGCAGGAGGTCGATGGTCTGCTTCTTCACCCTCACACTGCACTCCTTCTCACTGTTACTGAGCTCCCTCTGTTTCAGCTCATCTGAGACCTgtagtgagtgagagagagagagagatagagtcaCATAGAGagtgaggtagagagagagggagagtcacgtagagagagagagagtcagtgagtgaccacccaccccatataaacatgtacatatttattgatttacttctgttgctgtcGATGCGGTTACTgttatatattgttacatttatcattattattttaatattattattatttcacatatatatgcattatttggcaataattacatttgtatttcatgccaatacaATATACTATTCAACTCAAattgaaaaaatagaaaatagagtcacagagagtgagagagagagagacacagagagtgagtgagagagagcatgtgaatCATTCAAAATCAGACATGTGGTCAAATATAACTACAAATAATAGTGCAACCTAACAATACATGACAGCAGAGCAGACAAAAAGGTAAGAAATACTTCAGACTGATGTAAAACCCCAGATTAATCCTGCACCTATTTGTTAATAATATGGAGGAAATGGGTAGCAGACATTTTGCCAAGCCGTAGGCCGAAACGAGTGTTTCGGAAAGCACTTCCTGCTTCCCGGAGCGAGTCACCTGAGTGATTGACACGGAGAGCTGCTTCATATCCCCGCCCACTTCCTCCATGCGGACggacagctgctgcagctgctgctgcagggcctgCATCTCATCCTGCTGCTGGGCCAGCAGGTCCTCCTCCGACTGCCGAGAGCTGGGCATGGCGCTCGCCGCCGCCATCTGCTGGCTGGAGGCCTCGGGCTCCTGCGCcaccacaggaagtgatgtcagaggAGGAAGCAGGAAACGCTCGCTCGGCTTTCAGCACCAAGCAGGACGTTTCTGACGCTGAACATTCATAAACGCAGGCAGAATACCCAAGAATTGCCCGGGCTTTGTGTTAGGTGATGCTCCATTCATAAAACGATGAACATTTATAACATTTGATACGAAATATCAAATCAGAGATGGCTTTTTCGATATTAAGAACAGGAATGAGCCAGCCATCTGGTTGGTGTACAGAGTCCGTGATAAAAGGTCAGCTGCTAGGATAACGCCAATATCCGTGGAGATCAGGAATGTGTGCACCTGGATGAAGGTGAGGAGGATGAtgagtgtacctgtgtgaaGGTGAACTTCTCGGTGTGGGTGAAGCGCGTGCCCTTGGCCAGGACGTTCCCCCCGGCGCCCGCCCCGCCGATGGACTGCAGCAGCTCGGCCAGGTCGGGCCCGGAGCGCGGGGCGAGCGGGGCGTTCGAGCGCGGCTGGGCGGCGGCCCTCAGCTGCTCCTCCACCCGCTTCTGCAGCCGCGCCCGCTTCCTGGAGCGATACgcctgcggagagagagagagagagtgagagtggggggggggggggggagagggagagagagggggcgaaagagtgagggggaaagagagtgagagagagacagagagagagtgagagtgaggggggcagggagagagagcaagggggaaagagagagtgagagagagacagagaggagagagagagacagaggggggttcaagagagagagggggagggagaggagacagagagaggggagggagagagagaggacagagcaaggggggagaggggagattttattgaggcttttaaattaagagattcttcaggttgagttctgctggcagaacgagggggcataaatggaaattagccaatggtaaattctgcacagacataaggaagcatttttttctccacacagagagtagtcaatgtgtggaatagcctgccaggtcatgtagtagaggcagagagtctgggggttttcaagaccaggcttgatatggtgctGGTAGGTAAACGGTGAACACTAGGTACCCTTTACTGGTgtgaaaatggcgagcattgttgggctgaatggcttgttctcCTCATTACAGTACTGTCACACTGGcgcagtgtgttcagtgttttgctAACACATATGACTGAGCGTTATTGAGACCAAGATTATTCTGGAAAGCCTGTTCACTTAAAACACATGGCTGCTGTAACTAGTGCAGATTAAACTCTGCTTGCAACGGTTTTATGTTgtatctgagcatgctcacgaACATCATGAACCCCGATGAGCCACTATTAGGAGTGAGAGATGATTAGGGGTGACTGGGGGTAATTTGTGGTTTGTTCAGAGGAATTAGTGGTAATTAGAGGTGAcggggggtgagtgggtgtaTAATTTGGGGTTCAGTGGGATTAGTGGTAGGTAGAGGTaatggggggtgaggggtgattAGGGGAGACTGGGGGTAATATGGGGTTTGTTCAGTGGGATTAGTGGTAATTAGAGGTGAtggggggtgagtgggtgtaTAATTTGGGGTTCAGTGGGATTAGTGGTTATTAGGGGTGATTAGTGCTGGTTAGGGGCGGTACCTCTGGGCTCAGGCGGGTGAGCAAGCCCTGGCTGTTCCACTCGTTCTCCCACTCCTGGGCCGCACTGAGGTCCAGGGCGTGGCGCTCCAGCAGGGAGGCGGGcactgaggcatgctgggaaggctgGGCAGTCACAGGAGGCAGGAAATCCCGGCAATAGTCTGCCACCTCTGCGTCAGAATTAAAATCACCCAATCAGCCAACTGTAACACCTCCTCAGCCTCCCATTGGGGACACAGACcacactgacctttgacctggcacacagaacacactgacctctgacctggcacacagaacacactgacctttgactgggcacacagaacacactgacctttgaacagacacacagaacacactgacctttgaccggacacacagaacacactgacctttgacctggcacacagaacacactgacctttgaccagacacacagaacacactgacctttgacctggcacacagaacacactgacctttgacctggcacacagaacacactgacctttgacccggcacacagaacacactgaccaggcacacagaacacactgacctttgacctggcacacagaacacactgacctttgaccGGAGGCTTCCCCAGGCCTTTAGCGTGTGGCAAACTCAGGGCCTGCGACCGGAAACCGGCACTCACACCGGCGCTCTGAAACCAGAGACACGTCAATGGAGCAACACAACCATAACACAAGCACAACGTGACCGCAACACTAACACAACCCAACCATAACACAAGCACAACGTGAccgcaacacaaacacaacccgatcacaacacaagcacaacgtgactgcaacacaaacacaacccgATCACAACACAAGCACAATGTGAccgcaacacaaacacaacccgATCACAACACAAGCACAACACGACTGCAACACAACCCAACCATAACACAAGCACAACGTGAccgcaacacaaacacaacccgATCACAACACAAGCACAATGTGAccgcaacacaaacacaacccgatcacaacacaagcacagcacgactgcaacacaaacacaaccataaCACAAGCACAACGTGAccgcaacacaaacacaacccaATCACAACACAAGCACAACGTGACCGCAACACTAACACAACCCGATCACAACACAAGCACAACACgactgcaacacaaacacaaccataacacaaacacaacacgactgcaacacaaacaacacaaccataacacaaacacaacacgactgcaacacaaacaacacaacCATAACACAACGTGACCGCAAAACAAACAATGCAACCACAACACaaccagaacacaaacacaacccgACCACAACACAGCCACAACACAaccataacacaaacacaacccgACCACAACGTGACCGCAACACAAATAACACAACCATAATGCGaccacaacacagacacaaccTGACCGCAACACGATCACAATGTGACCACAGCACAACCACAATCCaaccacaacacaaacacaatgtgaCCACAACACAAATGACACAAACGCAATGCAAACTCAACTACAAAATACAGGAAGGACAGGAATGCAAGCAGCTGTCCAGATGCACTCAGCAGTGCCAGAACCAGGCGGactgtgtcacatgactcagCGTTTGGCAGGGCGGGGCTTGTACCTGTGTCTGGCAGAGGAGGGGCAGCCGGCAGGTGGGCGGGACCCAAGGCAGGGCGAGCTGGGCCCTAATCTGGGCAGCGATGGCCTTCTGCAGGAGAGCGGACTTACCTGCCGGGACGGGGACGAGACgggacgaggacgaggacgaggataGAACAAGATGGGATGGGATAGAAGAGGACGGGACAGATGGGAAGAGAGGAAAATGCACACAAGTGAAATTACACTCACTGTCACATGCACAGTAATACAAGCATGGGGCCGGCTGACAtggctaaaatatattttgatattttccaaATTATTGATAGTATTACAGTATTTGACAGTTTTTGGTTTTCCAATATAAATTAGAAGCAAACTGAAATATGCaagaaaaatatagaaatatgcagaaaaataaggaccacattattacattatattataattatattacattatattagaCACACGAACACTGCAGGGGCGTGTCTGATTGGCCAGGGTGCAGTGGcgtgtctctgattggtcagggtgcaGGGtcatctctgattggtcagggtgcaGGGGcgtgtctctgattggccagggtgCAGGGGcatgtctctgattggccagggtgAAGGGGCGTGTCTCTGACTGGCCAGGGTGCAGAGGcatgtctctgattggtcagggtgcaGGGGcgtgtctctgattggtcagggtgcTGGGtcatctctgattggtcagggtgcaGGGGcgtgtctctgattggccagggtgCAGGGGcatgtctctgattggtcagggtgcaGGGGcgtgtctctgattggtcagggtgcaAGGGcgtgtctctgattggtcagggtgcaGGGGcgtgtctctgattggtcagggtgcaAGGGCgtgcctctgattggtcagggtgcaGGGGcgtgtctctgattggtcagggtgcaGGGGTGTGTCTCTGATTGGTAAGGGcgtgtctctgattggtcagggtgcaAGGGCATGTCTCTGATCGGTCAGGGTTCAGGGGCatgtctgattggtcagagtgCAGGGGCATGTCTCTGATTGATCAGGATGCAGGGGcgtgtctctgattggtcagggtgcaGGGGcgtgtctctgattggtcagggtgcaGGGGcgtgtctctgattggtcagggttcAGGGGcgtgtctctgattggtcagggttcAGGGGCGTGTCTCTTTACCTGCAGGCTGGTCGGAGGCCTCTGCGCTGGCTCTGGGCAGTTTCTCCACCAGG encodes:
- the ccdc22 gene encoding coiled-coil domain-containing protein 22; this encodes MEEVDRILIHSLRQTGTEIGDDVDSVKQFSSELIVEAVVRCLRVIDPPLGNGLSPSLPPGMSARFRLGMSLAQACQDLGYKGEIGYQTFLYSSEPEIRSLLMFLVEKLPRASAEASDQPAGKSALLQKAIAAQIRAQLALPWVPPTCRLPLLCQTQSAGVSAGFRSQALSLPHAKGLGKPPVKEVADYCRDFLPPVTAQPSQHASVPASLLERHALDLSAAQEWENEWNSQGLLTRLSPEAYRSRKRARLQKRVEEQLRAAAQPRSNAPLAPRSGPDLAELLQSIGGAGAGGNVLAKGTRFTHTEKFTFTQEPEASSQQMAAASAMPSSRQSEEDLLAQQQDEMQALQQQLQQLSVRMEEVGGDMKQLSVSITQVSDELKQRELSNSEKECSVRVKKQTIDLLPDAENNLAKLQTLVESSAKRVVSLASQWEKHRAPLIEERRRLKELCSNRELESSRKLSEIKDLHDKIRQSADEAKKKEGLYKQLITEFENLPKDVSRSAYTQRILEIVGNIRKQKEEITKILSDTKDLQKEINSLTGKLDRTFAVTDELVFKDAKKDESVRKSYKYLAALHENCTQLIQTIEDTGTIMREIRDLEEQIETENGKKTVSNLEKILEDYKAIRQENSALATKIREA